A window of Treponema primitia ZAS-1 genomic DNA:
TCAGGGTGCCGTCATTCTGGGAAAAATAAACTGCGGCATTGGCGACTCCCTGTTCAATAAGACTGTCGGTAAAGCCGTCAATAAAGATATTGGAAACCTTGTACAGCGCAGCGTTCAGTATGGCTGCGTTCTCCCGTTCAATGAGTCCCATGGTACCAATTTTGCTTGAAAGGGAAACATACACATCCTCTCCCATTACTTCGTGACAGAGACGGCCGGCTTCCAATTCGTGATCCTCCCGCACCGTGGAAAAGACGCCGCTTATGGCGACGGATTTTATCCCCCTTGCCTTGCATCGTTCAAAGAAAGCGCGGGCAGCCTTTTCGTCAAAGGACGCGATCTCCTTACCGTCATGTTCAAACCCGCCGCCTATTATCGTAACTTCAGCGGCAATCATTTTCAGATCCGCGGCCCAGTCAACCATGGGGCGGAGACTCAGTGTGGCCGGAGCTGCAATACGCAGCACGCCGATGGACGCAAGGTGTTTTCGTTCAACTATGGCATTGGTGCATTGGGTGGTGCCCAGCATGGCCTTGGTAATCTGTTTGGCGTCTACCTTTGATTTTTTAAGTATCCCCTGTATGGCCGCCGATATGCCGCCGTGAATATCACTTGAAGTAGGCAGTTTTACTTCGGCGATTACCTTGAGGTCCTTGTCTATCAATACGGCATCCGTATTGGTGCCGCCCACATCTATTCCCAGCCTGTACATTATGCCTCTCCTTTTACCCGCAGTTCAACAGGGATATAGTCAATGTCGTAGCCAAAATAGCGGGGACCCACGAGTTCCAATCCTTCGGGGGAACGCCAGGCTCCAAAACATTTCAGCGCTATCATCAATACCCGTTTGCCGTATTTAAGCGCATCGGTTGGTATGGGGTTAAAGGTTTCGGTATCCACCAAACAAATAAGGTCCGGTGTGGTGGCAAGAATTTTCTCATCCACCGCGGCGGCGAGATTTTCATTCTGAAATTCCGTATAGGCGGATCTGCCCTTATACTCCCCGATACCCTCAAGCAGGGCCTTACCATAGTTGAAACCGCCGCGCACTTCCCGCAGTACATCGGTGATTTTGCCGCGGAACAGTTTGATACCCTCGGAGGCATCGAGAAAGTTTTTTTCCGGTACGCCCGATCCTTCTTTTACGGTGCGAATGGCTTTTCCCAATTTCTGACTGCGGGTAATAATGTCCCGTACGCCGTATTTTTTTACGATACTGCCATCGGTACAAAACAAACTAACCGATACCGATCCGCCGCAGCTCATGGTTACCGCCCGCGCCAGTTCCTCGGTCCATTTATTCGTGATGGTTCTGAAAATAACACTGTTGCCCTTTTCATCGGTTAAGGCCATGGGGGTAGCGTTCACCCCGGCCATGGTGAAGGTTACCATTTGCAGTTCCGGGAAGGCGCGTCCCATACCGTCCACGTCCACCAGGGGGAGGCCCAGACGCGCCGCTGCGGCGAAGGGCAGCATACTATTAACCCCGCCCGCTTCTATAGGCATGAAGGCAAAAATCTTACGGTTATAGAATTGCGAGACCATGTCGTATAATACCTTATACTCATTGCCCCCTAAGGCCTTTTCCGCAAGCACCGTGGGGGCGCCCATCATGGCAATGGGAACCACAAAGGCGTCATCCGGCACTTCATCGATACTCAGTAAGGTTACCGGGCCGCATTCCTGGATAGCCCCCATGGCGATAAGTTTTCCCACATAGGGATCGCCGCCGCCGCCTGATCCCAACAATGCTGCGCCTAAGGCAATATCTTCAATTTCTTCTATGCCAATCTTTCTCAAAATAGATACCCCTTCTTCGATTCAGACTTGCGCCTGAAATTTTACTTTATCGGAAGAACGCCATCCCCGGTCCACCAAAAACGCTCTTTATCCCTGGGGGGCATATACGTTATCCGGCTGTGACTCAGGCCCATCCGCACATAGGTCTCGCACATCATCAACGAGGCCTGGGCGGCTTCGATAACAACGGTGTTATACCCATCGGCCCTTAAGCCCTTTTCCACCGCTTCCTTAACGCCAATCATGGCGGTGCAGCCGAGGACTATTGAGCCGACTCCATCCTCATCTATGGCCTTTTTGCTTTCAGTAATGAGAGCGGAGATTAGTTTCTCAATACCGGAAAGGTCTAGAACAGGGATGCTGACATAGCGGAGAGAGGTAACCCGTTCCTTGAGTCCTTCCTTGGCGATTAAACCCCGGAGCATGGAAACAACATCCGGAAGTACCGTAACGATACCTATCCTGTCGGCAATTCCCAGGGAATAGAAAATAGCCGGACCAAACCCGCCAAACACCGGAATATGTACCCGTTCCCGTGCGGCTCGCACACCGGGATCTCCAAAACAATTTATAAACACCGCATCGAACCCTTCTTTTTCCGCTTCACGGCACAGGAAAACTACTTCCGGTACCGCAAGGGCTTCATCGTATTCGCTTTCAATACTGGCAGGACCATGGGTAAGTTTCTTTGTTTCAACCTTGGTATCCGGGAGCAGGTACTTACGGCAATAGGTATCATATTCCGTATTCCAGATATCAGTGGTAATGGGAACAATATTAAGCAGCCTCATCTTCATACCTCCTGTTTCATTTTGCTGTTTTTGCGGGGATAAACTTAATCAGAATGATATACGCGGCAATCGAAATAACAATGCCGTTAATCGGCGCAACAAAGAAGGGCGCCACATTGGCGGTAATAAACGCTATGGCCGCGCCGAGTATAAAGGCAATCATTCCCGCCCAATTAACACCGGGGATGGATGTAAAGTTTTCCTTCTTCCCCTTCCCCACGATCCAATAGGCTGCAATAACCACCCCTGCCACCGGGGGTATAAAGGAAGTGATGATACCCAGGAAGGAAACAAAACGATCGATGATCCCAACCGCTCCCAGGATAGTCCCTATCCCACCGGCTATTCCGGTGGTAATTTTGAATTTTTTTTCGTCAAGCCCCAGAATCTTGGAAACCGCAAGGCCGCCTGAATAGGCGTTAGTCACATTGGTGGTCCAGGTTGCGAGGATCAAAGCGATAAGCCCAAATGCGGGAAGCCCCAGGGCTACAAGAATCTTGCTGATGTCGTATTCCCCGGCAACGATACTGCAAGCCGCTCCCAGGAGCAGCATTACTAAACCTGCGGGGAAAACGCCGATGACATTTGATTTAATAACATCTTTCCGGTTGCGCGCATACCGGGAAAAATCACCGGAAATAACCCCGCCCACCGCAAAAGTAGCCACCACCAGGTTAATCCCCGCCACAATGGTCATGGGCTGGGCGGGTTTATAATCCAGAATCAGCTGCAAACCATTACCCCGGATAACCGCTGCGTAAAAAGAGTACCCTAATACGAGTATCAAGGCGGGGATCGCTATGTAGTTAAGGTATTTAAGCGCATTATAACCGAACATTGCCGTAAGGAGCATTACCACCCCCCAGAAAATTCCGCTTACCACATTGGGAATGACAACACCGGTTGCCGATGCGATCATGCTGCTGAAGGAACTGCCGCATACAGCGGCTTGCACGCCAAACCAGCCGATACAGGCAACTGCCAGGAGCAGGCTGATGAGGAAGCGCGCGCCCCCTTCCCCCAGGGCGTTGGAAGCCATGGACACGGTGGGCAGTCCGGTATCGCAGCCCTGCATTCCCATAAAACACATATACGCGCAGATGATGCCGTATCCGATGATGACACATATCACGATACTAGAAATCGGGAATCCCATGCTGAGGTAGCCGCCTACCATGAGGCAGGGGACGCACACCATGGCTCCTATCCATACCGCCGCCAGACTTACCCAGCTTTGACGCTGACTTTCATCGATCTTAAATGCCGTTACCTTGTTTTCCACAATAACACCCCCTATTGATCATAGACATGAGTTAGTGTATATCAGTGTAGGCATTTTTCTTTTGTCTAAAACAGAAAAAATATGGGCTTCATTTTGTCATTTTTGACAAATAGTTTATCCGATTTTAACACGGGCCTGTAAAATACGCCGCAGGGCCACCGCGGTATAAAGCTCCATGGTTTCCGGCATATGCCCTATCTTGAAACCCATGCGTTCATTGATATGGTTTATCCGGTACTTAATCGTATTGCGATGGAAAAGCAATAATTCCGCGCATTTATCCTGACTGCTTTCTGCGTCCAGCAGAAATACGGTGAGGGTTTCGTAGGAGTCATTAGTCTGCCGCTCATCATCGGAGTTAAGACAATCCAATACGGCGATACACTCTTTGACCCTCCCCTCCCCTCCTGCCATGATATTCTGGCAGGTTTCGGCAAAGGCGATTTCCCTTTGAGTAAAGACCCTTTTCCAAGGGTATATCTGCTGTGCCGTACCGAGGGCTTTCTTGTTTTGCAGATAAGCCCGGCGTAC
This region includes:
- a CDS encoding DUF917 domain-containing protein, translated to MRKIGIEEIEDIALGAALLGSGGGGDPYVGKLIAMGAIQECGPVTLLSIDEVPDDAFVVPIAMMGAPTVLAEKALGGNEYKVLYDMVSQFYNRKIFAFMPIEAGGVNSMLPFAAAARLGLPLVDVDGMGRAFPELQMVTFTMAGVNATPMALTDEKGNSVIFRTITNKWTEELARAVTMSCGGSVSVSLFCTDGSIVKKYGVRDIITRSQKLGKAIRTVKEGSGVPEKNFLDASEGIKLFRGKITDVLREVRGGFNYGKALLEGIGEYKGRSAYTEFQNENLAAAVDEKILATTPDLICLVDTETFNPIPTDALKYGKRVLMIALKCFGAWRSPEGLELVGPRYFGYDIDYIPVELRVKGEA
- a CDS encoding aspartate/glutamate racemase family protein is translated as MRLLNIVPITTDIWNTEYDTYCRKYLLPDTKVETKKLTHGPASIESEYDEALAVPEVVFLCREAEKEGFDAVFINCFGDPGVRAARERVHIPVFGGFGPAIFYSLGIADRIGIVTVLPDVVSMLRGLIAKEGLKERVTSLRYVSIPVLDLSGIEKLISALITESKKAIDEDGVGSIVLGCTAMIGVKEAVEKGLRADGYNTVVIEAAQASLMMCETYVRMGLSHSRITYMPPRDKERFWWTGDGVLPIK
- a CDS encoding cytosine permease produces the protein MENKVTAFKIDESQRQSWVSLAAVWIGAMVCVPCLMVGGYLSMGFPISSIVICVIIGYGIICAYMCFMGMQGCDTGLPTVSMASNALGEGGARFLISLLLAVACIGWFGVQAAVCGSSFSSMIASATGVVIPNVVSGIFWGVVMLLTAMFGYNALKYLNYIAIPALILVLGYSFYAAVIRGNGLQLILDYKPAQPMTIVAGINLVVATFAVGGVISGDFSRYARNRKDVIKSNVIGVFPAGLVMLLLGAACSIVAGEYDISKILVALGLPAFGLIALILATWTTNVTNAYSGGLAVSKILGLDEKKFKITTGIAGGIGTILGAVGIIDRFVSFLGIITSFIPPVAGVVIAAYWIVGKGKKENFTSIPGVNWAGMIAFILGAAIAFITANVAPFFVAPINGIVISIAAYIILIKFIPAKTAK